Proteins encoded in a region of the Dreissena polymorpha isolate Duluth1 chromosome 6, UMN_Dpol_1.0, whole genome shotgun sequence genome:
- the LOC127834259 gene encoding monocarboxylate transporter 2-like isoform X1 encodes MKMKGKRVQKNHDTTHDTPDMEKDARKLKVGEQDTIEVTKNQDLPIDKGWAWVVLAAHFVMTIGLQKFSSRVSVCLGGILTVVGYAITAFATDIRQYYFAQGILCGAGLAMIASPELAIIGAYFNKHRGLANSIFTAGGSLGGLAFAPVVVKLFDEYGYTGAMLIISALLMHSILSGLLMRPIELYSLRRNKGDSKKEEDTSVIFGDGKDHDKSINKARGEITDTNYDLDDELDVDDERETAFKGSGKSLDQRLKNAAMQSYDVDIANRNQQGSPLISRARAHSYNAKRSRTLSECTEVSKSTLTKVIQAIDRSEVALYASGECIFGSFIGINSARKHLS; translated from the exons ATGAAAATGAAGGGCAAACGTGTTCAAAAGAACCACGATACTACCCATGACACTCCGGATATGGAAAAAGACGCTCGTAAGCTGAAAGTTGGAGAGCAAGATACGATTGAGGTGACGAAGAATCAAGATCTACCAATCGACAAAGGATGGGCATGGGTAGTTCTTGCTG CACATTTCGTGATGACCATCGGTTTGCAAAAATTCAGCAGCCGTGTCTCAGTCTGTTTAGGCGGAATTCTGACAGTGGTTGGCTACGCAATCACAGCATTTGCTACTGACATTCGACAGTACTACTTTGCGCAGGGCATCCTATGCG GTGCTGGTTTGGCAATGATAGCCTCTCCAGAGTTGGCGATAATAGGGGCTTACTTTAACAAGCATCGCGGTCTTGCTAATAGCATCTTTACTGCTGGTGGTTCACTAGGTGGACTCGCTTTCGCGCCTGTAGTTGTGAAACTGTTCGATGAATACGGCTACACAGGAGCAATGCTTATTATCTCCGCGTTATTAATGCATTCCATTTTATCAGGACTTCTTATGCGGCCAATAGAACTGTACTCCCTACGAAGAAATAAGGGTGATAGTAAGAAAGAAGAAGACACATCTGTTATTTTTGGTGACGGCAAAGATCATGACAAAAGCATTAACAAGGCAAGAGGTGAAATAACTGACACAAATTATGACCTTGACGATGAATTAGATGTTGATGATGAACGAGAAACCGCATTCAAAGGTTCAGGAAAATCGTTGGATCAACGACTGAAAAATGCTGCAATGCAATCATATGATGTAGACATTGCCAATCGAAATCAACAAGGGTCGCCTTTGATTAGTCGTGCACGGGCACATTCTTACAATGCTAAACGCTCAAGAACGCTGTCTGAATGCACTGAGGTGAGTAAGTCCACTTTGACCAAAGTTATACAAGCCATCGACAGGTCAGAAGTTGCTCTGTACGCAAGCGGAGAATGCATTTTTGGGTCTTTCATTGGCATAAACTCTGCAAGAAAACATTTATCTTAA
- the LOC127834259 gene encoding uncharacterized protein LOC127834259 isoform X2, producing MKMKGKRVQKNHDTTHDTPDMEKDARKLKVGEQDTIEVTKNQDLPIDKGWAWVVLAAHFVMTIGLQKFSSRVSVCLGGILTVVGYAITAFATDIRQYYFAQGILCGLLMRPIELYSLRRNKGDSKKEEDTSVIFGDGKDHDKSINKARGEITDTNYDLDDELDVDDERETAFKGSGKSLDQRLKNAAMQSYDVDIANRNQQGSPLISRARAHSYNAKRSRTLSECTEVSKSTLTKVIQAIDRSEVALYASGECIFGSFIGINSARKHLS from the exons ATGAAAATGAAGGGCAAACGTGTTCAAAAGAACCACGATACTACCCATGACACTCCGGATATGGAAAAAGACGCTCGTAAGCTGAAAGTTGGAGAGCAAGATACGATTGAGGTGACGAAGAATCAAGATCTACCAATCGACAAAGGATGGGCATGGGTAGTTCTTGCTG CACATTTCGTGATGACCATCGGTTTGCAAAAATTCAGCAGCCGTGTCTCAGTCTGTTTAGGCGGAATTCTGACAGTGGTTGGCTACGCAATCACAGCATTTGCTACTGACATTCGACAGTACTACTTTGCGCAGGGCATCCTATGCG GACTTCTTATGCGGCCAATAGAACTGTACTCCCTACGAAGAAATAAGGGTGATAGTAAGAAAGAAGAAGACACATCTGTTATTTTTGGTGACGGCAAAGATCATGACAAAAGCATTAACAAGGCAAGAGGTGAAATAACTGACACAAATTATGACCTTGACGATGAATTAGATGTTGATGATGAACGAGAAACCGCATTCAAAGGTTCAGGAAAATCGTTGGATCAACGACTGAAAAATGCTGCAATGCAATCATATGATGTAGACATTGCCAATCGAAATCAACAAGGGTCGCCTTTGATTAGTCGTGCACGGGCACATTCTTACAATGCTAAACGCTCAAGAACGCTGTCTGAATGCACTGAGGTGAGTAAGTCCACTTTGACCAAAGTTATACAAGCCATCGACAGGTCAGAAGTTGCTCTGTACGCAAGCGGAGAATGCATTTTTGGGTCTTTCATTGGCATAAACTCTGCAAGAAAACATTTATCTTAA